A window from Sphingobacterium hotanense encodes these proteins:
- a CDS encoding methyltransferase domain-containing protein, translating into MQMFSKSWHVFGSNLGKKIIMPWNPEVYNQYKEIRYKPFYDLSDLLIDDHHSKAVDVGCGTGEQTLLLSQKFKHTSFLGIDSSTEMLSEAKELSNDRLSFKQQDIESFVADESRWDLIFSNAALQWVDDHNKLFPALISKLNRDGQFAVQMPMQKDNTLNMLLDQLVQAEPFQKELDGFRRLSPVLTLDEYTQILFDNGLSDINISIRTYPIIAETAKDLYDFISGSTLVPYMERLDDKKQALLQDSFIALIEDHYERFPAIYPFKRILMYGVKR; encoded by the coding sequence ATGCAGATGTTTTCTAAATCATGGCACGTGTTTGGCTCGAATTTAGGAAAAAAGATTATTATGCCTTGGAATCCGGAAGTTTACAATCAATATAAAGAAATTCGCTATAAACCCTTCTATGATTTATCGGACTTGCTCATCGATGACCATCACTCTAAAGCGGTCGATGTGGGCTGTGGAACCGGCGAGCAAACGCTTTTATTATCGCAAAAATTTAAACATACCAGTTTTCTAGGGATTGATTCCTCTACAGAGATGCTTTCTGAAGCCAAGGAATTATCGAACGATCGATTAAGTTTCAAACAACAGGATATAGAATCCTTTGTGGCTGATGAAAGTCGTTGGGATTTGATCTTTAGCAACGCAGCGTTGCAATGGGTAGACGATCATAACAAGTTGTTTCCTGCGTTAATTTCTAAGCTTAATAGGGATGGTCAATTTGCGGTGCAGATGCCCATGCAGAAAGACAATACCTTGAATATGCTATTGGATCAGCTCGTTCAGGCAGAACCCTTCCAAAAAGAATTAGATGGTTTCAGAAGATTATCTCCTGTATTGACGCTAGACGAATACACGCAAATTCTCTTTGACAATGGATTAAGTGATATCAATATCAGCATTCGCACCTATCCTATTATCGCGGAAACTGCAAAAGATCTATACGACTTTATATCTGGATCTACCCTCGTTCCCTATATGGAAAGATTGGACGATAAAAAGCAAGCTTTGTTGCAAGATTCATTTATTGCTCTTATTGAAGACCACTACGAGCGATTCCCTGCGATTTATCCATTCAAACGCATCTTGATGTATGGTGTTAAACGGTAA